From Myxococcales bacterium, a single genomic window includes:
- a CDS encoding SUMF1/EgtB/PvdO family nonheme iron enzyme — protein MGVVWAARHEALDTDVAVKLIRPERVAADPALVTRFEIEARATARIAHPHVVKVMDYGTLDGTVPFIVMELLEGFTLAELLEQGGRLSLATTLVLLQQVGGALGTAHERGVVHRDIKPHNVFLLAASPDYPVFAKVLDFGIAKLLGETQVPGASHALTETGAIIGSPPYMSPEQIEGSKHVDLRSDLWSLGVILYEALTGRRPFGGGSFVAVGSAVLEGKYPPPSTLRAGLPGDIDDFFAKALAVDPDGRFASAREMVDAFQALGLETEVDIVRVTSDTALDVGLASTLDASAPERPAPAALTLSHAPVALKKRSLSRRRVVVLTALVASGIAAAFALSAAGGARGALVCPAGMQRIDAAKFRMGSAAEGNTPGDELPAHEVKLQAFCLDATEVTLGAYRACASCSSLATSPVGEELTPNGVTLYSQFCNRPERTDHPVNCIEWQSANAYCEAVGKRLPTEAEWEFAARGEGSSTYPWGEAAPSGERLNACDGECSRLLTAERAKFEGQPYPKMYADDDGDPSTAAVGSRKLGATPQGVFDLAGNVWEWTSSHYCPYSEPECGDSRRVIRGGGWDTVESRDVRAARRKASAPSARSWAVGFRCAKSL, from the coding sequence CCCGAGCGAGTCGCGGCCGATCCCGCGCTGGTCACGCGTTTCGAGATCGAGGCCCGGGCGACGGCGCGCATCGCGCATCCCCACGTCGTGAAGGTGATGGACTACGGCACCCTCGACGGCACGGTGCCGTTCATCGTGATGGAGCTGCTCGAAGGCTTCACCCTCGCCGAGCTGCTCGAGCAGGGCGGACGTCTCAGCCTGGCGACGACGCTGGTGCTGTTGCAGCAAGTGGGCGGCGCGCTCGGCACGGCCCACGAGCGCGGCGTCGTGCACCGCGACATCAAACCACACAACGTGTTCCTGCTGGCAGCGAGCCCGGACTACCCGGTGTTTGCCAAGGTCCTGGACTTCGGGATCGCGAAGCTGCTCGGCGAAACGCAGGTCCCCGGCGCGAGCCACGCGCTGACCGAGACCGGAGCCATCATCGGCTCCCCGCCGTACATGAGCCCGGAGCAGATCGAGGGCAGCAAACACGTCGACCTGCGTTCGGATCTCTGGTCCCTCGGTGTCATTCTGTACGAAGCCTTGACCGGGCGGCGACCGTTCGGGGGTGGCTCGTTCGTGGCGGTGGGCTCCGCCGTGCTCGAAGGGAAGTACCCACCGCCGAGCACACTGCGGGCCGGATTGCCCGGGGACATCGATGATTTTTTTGCGAAGGCCCTCGCCGTCGATCCCGACGGACGTTTTGCTTCCGCCCGCGAGATGGTGGATGCGTTTCAGGCGCTCGGGCTGGAGACCGAGGTCGACATCGTCCGGGTCACGTCCGACACCGCCCTTGATGTGGGCCTCGCCTCGACGCTGGACGCGTCCGCGCCGGAGCGGCCCGCGCCGGCAGCCCTCACCCTCAGCCACGCGCCGGTGGCGCTCAAGAAGCGGTCGTTGTCACGGCGGCGCGTGGTCGTGCTCACGGCTCTCGTGGCGTCGGGCATCGCAGCGGCGTTCGCGCTGTCGGCAGCTGGCGGGGCGCGGGGCGCGCTCGTGTGTCCGGCCGGCATGCAGCGGATCGACGCCGCCAAGTTCCGCATGGGCTCGGCGGCGGAGGGAAATACTCCTGGCGACGAGCTCCCCGCTCACGAGGTGAAGCTGCAGGCGTTCTGCCTGGACGCGACGGAGGTGACCCTCGGCGCGTACCGGGCGTGTGCATCCTGCTCGAGCCTCGCAACGAGCCCGGTCGGCGAGGAGCTGACCCCGAACGGCGTCACCCTCTACAGTCAATTCTGCAATCGACCCGAGCGTACCGATCACCCCGTCAACTGCATCGAGTGGCAGAGCGCGAACGCCTACTGCGAGGCTGTCGGCAAGCGGCTGCCCACCGAAGCCGAGTGGGAGTTCGCCGCTCGAGGGGAAGGCTCGAGCACCTACCCGTGGGGTGAGGCGGCGCCGTCCGGCGAACGGCTCAACGCCTGCGACGGTGAATGCAGCCGATTGCTCACCGCCGAGCGCGCGAAGTTCGAGGGCCAGCCTTACCCGAAGATGTACGCCGACGACGACGGTGATCCGTCGACGGCTGCGGTGGGCAGCCGAAAGCTCGGTGCAACACCGCAAGGCGTGTTCGATCTCGCAGGCAACGTCTGGGAATGGACGAGCAGCCACTACTGCCCGTACAGCGAGCCGGAGTGCGGTGACTCGCGTCGCGTCATTCGCGGCGGAGGCTGGGACACGGTCGAGAGCCGGGATGTGCGTGCGGCCCGTCGCAAGGCGAGCGCCCCTTCAGCTCGCAGCTGGGCCGTGGGCTTCCGCTGCGCGAAGTCGCTCTGA
- a CDS encoding sigma 54-interacting transcriptional regulator, whose protein sequence is MTGDASSTVEHRGPSAPRAGVRRPVLVCAFPRPLALTLPDSGSTVGREWLASNGLADSEVSGAHIKFDRAGGVLKIADAGSRNGTWINGCKLAKGELTPMDDGATLRLGNTLFVFREGLSGPLEPAAPVGELVGPFGLRSVADAITALAASKPGNVLVEGETGTGKELVAQALAAAFGRAQKVAAVNVAGVARGVFESQMFGHVAGAFSDAKTASSGIVVAHDGGTLFLDEIGELSLELQAKLLRLLENREVLPVGAGRPVSVDVLVVAATHRHLEEMVERGEFRRDLFARLAMARIRVPALRERNEDLFSITQALTARAGAGRLTAAEVEVEAIERLLLEAWPSNVRELDALLAAVRRVDPEPGLRLWSLEEVTGERSTNKTALTREVVDEAVDAAGGNVTAAASKLGVSRGKLLRLLGRSKKG, encoded by the coding sequence ATGACCGGCGACGCGTCGAGCACCGTCGAGCACCGCGGACCCTCTGCGCCCCGAGCCGGAGTGCGCCGACCGGTGCTCGTCTGTGCGTTCCCGCGGCCTCTCGCGCTCACGCTGCCGGACTCCGGGAGCACCGTCGGGCGCGAGTGGCTGGCCTCGAATGGGCTCGCCGACAGCGAGGTCTCCGGGGCTCACATCAAGTTCGACCGCGCGGGCGGTGTGCTGAAGATCGCCGACGCCGGCTCGCGCAACGGGACCTGGATCAACGGCTGCAAGCTCGCCAAGGGCGAGCTGACGCCGATGGATGATGGAGCGACGCTGCGCCTCGGGAATACGCTGTTCGTGTTTCGCGAAGGGCTGAGCGGACCGCTCGAGCCCGCAGCACCGGTCGGTGAGCTGGTGGGTCCCTTTGGTCTGCGCAGCGTGGCCGACGCCATCACCGCGCTCGCAGCGAGCAAACCGGGCAACGTGCTCGTCGAAGGCGAGACCGGCACGGGCAAAGAGCTCGTGGCGCAGGCGCTCGCCGCCGCGTTCGGACGCGCTCAGAAGGTGGCGGCGGTGAATGTTGCCGGTGTCGCCCGCGGGGTGTTCGAGTCGCAGATGTTCGGGCACGTGGCCGGGGCGTTCTCGGACGCCAAGACGGCGTCGAGCGGCATCGTCGTCGCTCACGACGGAGGCACGCTCTTCCTCGACGAAATCGGCGAGCTGAGCCTCGAGCTACAGGCGAAACTGCTGCGGTTGCTCGAGAATCGAGAGGTCTTGCCGGTGGGCGCGGGGCGACCGGTGAGCGTGGACGTGCTGGTCGTCGCCGCGACCCATCGGCACCTCGAAGAGATGGTCGAGCGTGGCGAGTTTCGTCGCGATCTGTTCGCACGCCTGGCCATGGCGCGCATCCGGGTGCCAGCGTTGCGCGAGCGGAACGAAGACCTGTTCAGCATCACGCAGGCACTGACCGCGCGAGCGGGCGCCGGAAGACTGACGGCGGCGGAGGTCGAGGTCGAGGCCATCGAGCGACTCCTGCTCGAAGCTTGGCCGAGCAACGTGCGGGAGCTCGACGCCTTGCTCGCCGCGGTGCGCCGTGTCGATCCGGAACCCGGCCTCAGGCTCTGGTCGCTCGAAGAGGTGACGGGTGAGCGTTCGACGAACAAGACTGCACTGACGCGTGAAGTAGTGGATGAAGCCGTCGACGCCGCGGGCGGCAACGTGACCGCCGCCGCGAGCAAACTCGGTGTGTCACGCGGCAAGCTGCTTCGCCTGCTCGGTCGTAGCAAGAAGGGCTGA
- a CDS encoding DUF2779 domain-containing protein yields the protein MPVQFSCHVEESSGGLRHHEWLAEGAGDPRPALAEALVHALRGAKTIVAYNAGFERGCIRELRELAPHLDGKLRKSERRVLDLLPIVREHVYHPDFGGRFGLRFVLSALVPELSYGGLAIQDGGSATVELERLLLRGSEMPEAERTELRRALLDYCQLDTLAMVKIVERLRVLAKR from the coding sequence GTGCCGGTCCAGTTCTCGTGTCACGTCGAGGAATCGAGCGGAGGACTCCGTCACCACGAGTGGCTGGCCGAGGGCGCAGGCGATCCGCGGCCGGCCCTGGCCGAGGCGCTCGTCCACGCACTCCGGGGCGCAAAGACCATCGTGGCCTACAACGCGGGCTTCGAGCGGGGCTGCATCCGAGAGCTACGCGAGCTCGCTCCACACCTCGACGGCAAGCTGCGAAAGAGCGAGCGTCGAGTCCTGGATCTGCTGCCGATCGTGCGCGAGCACGTCTACCACCCTGATTTCGGCGGTAGGTTCGGGCTAAGATTCGTGCTGTCGGCGCTGGTGCCGGAGCTCAGCTACGGGGGTTTGGCCATTCAGGACGGCGGCTCCGCAACCGTCGAGCTCGAGCGCCTGTTGCTGCGCGGCTCTGAGATGCCGGAGGCAGAGCGAACCGAGCTCCGGCGTGCACTCCTGGACTACTGCCAATTGGACACGCTCGCGATGGTGAAGATCGTCGAGCGGCTGCGCGTGTTGGCGAAGCGCTGA
- a CDS encoding PD-(D/E)XK nuclease family protein, producing MTALTVTEVRNALRCPRVFALGRRFSKRVVFPVGASALGSAFHRIADRFAANVTQLPKRFETLPTSAPADELADAIEGLLLRQLVHELDRNPTYRSMPSEVDDLAEALRAYGGYLAQRIARRPGSVADVLRRFLHGAEVTVQWELSTPAGTVQLSGRIDAIHAPDEHSYEVVEYKLTDESTEELDRAQVALYRRMLQRDREAVPIILRFGPGLVTTRLEPQAADDWVERELIPLLGEMAGWVAKPESAPATKRTDLCPSCPLRAECVALHRDAVPPRDDPPANAYRPRPSPTGDVELPTREAPGAPEGARAPADRDALAEASRLVERVVQLYADQGVEATVRQPPRVGSRLIRVEVTLNRGSIKELDRASVDVLHHLEADHGISADYAHFGARRVIDAQRSKPGSVRLSPLLGRCREWLSARPGRFVLGEDVEGEPLRADLSDPTSCHLLIGGTTGSGKSVLLRSIAAGLVQYQPPSLIQLMLVDPKRVTFGSVEAGLGPHLARPVCFDAAESVGILTDLVAEMEDRYQRFAAQRVEHIDDFNAAAAANDRLPRYVLLIDEFQDLLASKDTKDEFLASVQRLGAKARAAGIHLVLATQHPDRKTVPAAIKVNMTGKIALKVHQATDSLVVLGARGAEKLLGNGDLLADLGRSIVRAQGALP from the coding sequence ATGACGGCGCTGACGGTCACCGAAGTACGCAACGCGCTCCGCTGCCCGCGCGTGTTCGCCCTGGGACGGCGCTTTTCCAAGCGAGTGGTGTTTCCCGTCGGTGCCTCGGCGCTCGGCTCCGCATTTCACCGCATCGCGGACCGATTCGCAGCGAATGTCACGCAGCTGCCAAAACGTTTCGAGACGCTGCCCACCTCGGCACCCGCAGATGAGCTGGCGGATGCCATCGAAGGGCTGCTCCTCCGCCAGCTGGTCCACGAGCTCGATCGCAACCCAACCTACCGGTCGATGCCCAGCGAGGTTGACGATCTCGCCGAGGCTCTCCGCGCGTACGGCGGCTACCTGGCGCAGCGCATCGCCCGGCGCCCCGGCAGCGTCGCTGACGTGCTGCGGCGATTTCTCCACGGCGCGGAGGTCACCGTCCAGTGGGAGCTGTCTACCCCCGCGGGCACGGTGCAGCTATCCGGTCGCATCGACGCGATCCACGCGCCGGACGAACACTCCTACGAGGTCGTCGAGTACAAACTCACCGACGAGTCCACGGAGGAGCTCGACCGAGCTCAGGTGGCGCTTTACCGCCGCATGCTCCAGCGAGATCGGGAAGCAGTGCCGATTATCTTGCGGTTTGGGCCCGGACTCGTGACGACACGGCTCGAACCTCAGGCCGCCGACGACTGGGTGGAACGCGAGCTCATACCGTTGCTCGGTGAGATGGCCGGCTGGGTAGCGAAGCCGGAGAGCGCCCCCGCGACGAAACGGACTGATCTGTGTCCCTCGTGCCCACTGCGAGCCGAGTGTGTCGCGCTGCACCGCGACGCCGTCCCGCCCCGGGACGATCCGCCCGCTAACGCATACCGCCCCCGGCCGAGCCCAACCGGCGACGTCGAACTGCCAACACGCGAGGCGCCAGGCGCACCCGAGGGCGCGCGGGCCCCGGCAGATCGCGATGCGTTGGCCGAGGCCTCCCGACTTGTCGAGCGCGTCGTGCAACTGTACGCGGATCAAGGTGTCGAGGCGACCGTGCGCCAGCCACCTCGGGTTGGGTCTCGGCTCATTCGCGTCGAGGTCACACTGAACCGCGGCAGCATCAAGGAGCTCGACCGCGCCAGTGTCGACGTGCTGCACCACCTGGAGGCAGATCACGGTATCTCGGCGGACTACGCGCATTTCGGCGCCCGCCGCGTCATCGACGCGCAGCGGAGCAAACCTGGTTCGGTGCGCCTGTCGCCGCTGCTCGGACGGTGCCGAGAGTGGCTGAGCGCTCGGCCCGGGCGTTTTGTCCTCGGCGAAGACGTGGAAGGCGAGCCTCTGCGTGCGGATCTGTCTGACCCCACCTCGTGCCACCTGTTGATCGGCGGGACGACGGGCAGCGGAAAATCGGTGCTGCTCCGGTCGATCGCCGCCGGCCTCGTCCAGTATCAACCGCCGTCACTGATTCAGCTCATGCTCGTCGATCCGAAGCGTGTGACCTTCGGCTCGGTCGAGGCTGGCCTCGGACCGCACCTTGCGCGCCCGGTGTGTTTCGACGCGGCTGAGTCGGTGGGGATCCTGACGGACCTCGTGGCAGAAATGGAGGACCGCTACCAGCGCTTCGCTGCGCAGCGCGTCGAACACATCGACGACTTCAACGCGGCGGCCGCTGCGAACGACAGGCTCCCGCGCTACGTGCTACTCATCGACGAATTCCAGGATCTGCTCGCGAGCAAGGACACCAAGGACGAGTTCTTGGCATCCGTCCAGCGCCTCGGCGCAAAGGCTCGCGCCGCCGGGATCCACCTGGTGCTCGCGACTCAGCACCCGGATCGAAAGACCGTTCCGGCCGCCATCAAGGTGAACATGACCGGCAAGATCGCGCTCAAGGTGCATCAGGCCACGGACTCGCTCGTGGTGCTGGGGGCGCGAGGCGCCGAGAAGCTGCTCGGCAATGGCGACCTCTTGGCGGACCTCGGGCGGAGCATCGTGCGCGCGCAGGGGGCGTTGCCCTGA
- a CDS encoding PEGA domain-containing protein — MQRSIALIVMAVPFWSSASRADEAPTAPTAAEDPKTTRARQDFQRGVELVKAAQWGEALSAFEASELARPHPVTTFNVGACQRAMSHYALARKTLLRALAEQRPGAELPPNLAADAKGFVDQIESTLLSYVAVTIHPAQVTIVVDGRPLAVDDRPSKRPTLIAGVLPPGKGRLAPAAEIELVLDPGVHVITLTRKGFADVVVNKTFSSGRQPALSLELSKLPATLRVSANVPDALVNVNGQDIGPVPVDVLRPAGTHKVVVRKAGYGESETVITVSAGEQSDLRARLTLEQVPLTKRWWFWVSAGAVVAGGVALTYALTRPDPSAPPYDGGSTGWVAKPQGLRF; from the coding sequence GTGCAACGTTCTATCGCTCTGATCGTGATGGCTGTGCCGTTCTGGTCCAGCGCGAGCCGCGCGGACGAGGCGCCGACCGCTCCGACCGCGGCGGAAGACCCGAAGACGACTCGGGCGCGTCAGGACTTCCAGCGCGGAGTGGAGCTGGTCAAGGCAGCGCAGTGGGGGGAGGCGTTGTCCGCCTTCGAAGCCTCCGAGCTCGCGCGACCCCACCCCGTCACGACGTTCAACGTGGGGGCCTGTCAGAGGGCGATGAGCCACTACGCGCTGGCGCGCAAGACCTTGTTGCGGGCTCTGGCCGAGCAGCGTCCGGGTGCCGAGCTCCCGCCCAACCTGGCTGCGGATGCCAAGGGCTTCGTCGATCAGATCGAGTCGACGCTGCTCTCGTACGTTGCCGTGACGATCCACCCCGCCCAGGTCACGATCGTGGTGGATGGTCGTCCACTGGCGGTCGACGACCGGCCGAGCAAGCGGCCGACTCTGATCGCAGGCGTCCTGCCGCCGGGCAAGGGCCGACTGGCGCCGGCCGCCGAAATCGAGCTGGTCCTCGACCCTGGCGTCCACGTGATCACCCTGACCCGCAAGGGCTTCGCCGACGTGGTGGTGAACAAGACCTTCTCCTCCGGGAGGCAGCCTGCCCTATCCCTGGAGCTCTCCAAGCTCCCGGCCACGCTCCGAGTGTCCGCGAACGTGCCCGACGCCCTCGTGAACGTGAATGGGCAGGACATCGGCCCGGTTCCGGTGGACGTGCTCCGCCCGGCGGGCACGCACAAGGTGGTGGTGCGCAAGGCCGGCTACGGGGAGTCGGAGACGGTCATCACGGTGAGCGCGGGTGAGCAGTCGGATCTGCGCGCGCGCCTCACGCTCGAGCAAGTCCCGCTCACCAAACGCTGGTGGTTCTGGGTGAGCGCGGGCGCCGTGGTCGCTGGAGGCGTCGCGCTGACCTACGCGCTCACGCGCCCCGATCCCTCGGCGCCCCCCTACGATGGCGGCAGCACGGGCTGGGTCGCGAAGCCCCAAGGCCTGCGCTTCTAG